A window of the Desulfovibrio sp. TomC genome harbors these coding sequences:
- a CDS encoding deoxyribodipyrimidine photo-lyase has protein sequence MLVHPARVCPLSQNAPRRGPVVYWMTREQRAADNWGLLHAAGLAKQDRVPLAVLFALAPTYPGATTRHSDFMLRGLAETEAALRAHNIPIFLVPGDPAATVPAFLHQIGAGTCVTDFDPMRSKRRWQGAVAAAFAGALVEVDGHNVVPCRTASPRRDYAAATLRPKIHRVLAEFLEPFPELPRFAAANLDACDPVDWAAAADAATADPAVPPVSPVADLIPGTAAAKAALADFATNRLPGYATRRNDPNAGAVSGLSPYFHFGQLAPQRAALDILAAKDRAPADADAYLEELIIRRELADNFCHYTPDYDQFSALPDWAQKTLAAHAGDARPSVYAPAAFEAGATHSALWNAAQGQLVRTGRIHGYMRMYWAKKILEWSASPQAAIDIALTQNDRYALDGRDPNGVVGVLWSVGGLHDRPWAARPVYGQVRYMNERGCRRKFDVNAYIAGNR, from the coding sequence ATGCTGGTCCATCCCGCCCGCGTCTGCCCCCTGTCTCAAAACGCCCCGCGCCGGGGTCCGGTCGTCTATTGGATGACCCGGGAACAGCGCGCCGCAGACAACTGGGGGCTGCTCCACGCCGCCGGGCTGGCGAAGCAGGATCGCGTGCCCCTGGCCGTGCTCTTCGCCCTGGCCCCGACTTATCCCGGAGCCACGACCCGCCACTCCGATTTCATGCTGCGCGGCCTGGCCGAAACCGAGGCGGCGCTTCGGGCGCATAACATCCCGATTTTTCTGGTCCCGGGCGATCCGGCGGCCACGGTGCCGGCCTTTTTGCACCAAATCGGGGCCGGGACGTGCGTTACCGATTTCGACCCCATGCGCTCCAAGCGGCGCTGGCAGGGAGCGGTTGCCGCCGCCTTTGCCGGGGCGCTCGTCGAGGTGGACGGGCACAACGTCGTGCCCTGCCGCACCGCCTCGCCGCGCCGGGACTATGCCGCAGCCACGCTGCGCCCGAAAATCCACCGCGTCCTGGCCGAATTTCTCGAACCCTTTCCCGAGCTGCCCCGCTTTGCCGCCGCCAACCTGGACGCCTGCGACCCGGTGGACTGGGCTGCCGCGGCCGACGCTGCGACTGCCGACCCGGCCGTGCCCCCGGTGTCCCCGGTCGCGGACCTCATCCCGGGTACGGCTGCGGCGAAGGCGGCCCTGGCCGATTTCGCAACCAACCGCCTGCCGGGCTATGCCACGCGCCGCAACGATCCCAACGCCGGGGCCGTTTCGGGCCTGTCGCCCTATTTCCACTTCGGCCAGCTGGCCCCCCAGCGCGCCGCCCTGGACATCCTGGCCGCCAAGGACCGCGCCCCGGCCGATGCCGACGCCTATCTGGAAGAACTGATCATCCGCCGGGAACTGGCCGACAACTTCTGCCACTATACCCCGGACTACGACCAGTTTTCCGCCCTGCCCGACTGGGCGCAAAAGACCCTGGCCGCCCATGCCGGCGATGCCCGGCCCTCTGTCTACGCGCCGGCCGCCTTCGAGGCCGGGGCCACCCACAGCGCCCTGTGGAACGCGGCCCAGGGCCAGCTTGTCCGCACCGGGCGCATCCACGGCTACATGCGCATGTATTGGGCCAAAAAAATCCTGGAATGGTCGGCCTCGCCCCAGGCGGCCATCGACATCGCCCTGACCCAAAACGACCGCTATGCCCTGGACGGACGCGACCCAAACGGCGTGGTCGGCGTCCTGTGGTCCGTCGGCGGGCTGCACGACCGGCCCTGGGCCGCCCGGCCGGTCTACGGACAGGTGCGCTACATGAACGAACGAGGCTGTCGGCGAAAATTTGACGTCAACGCCTATATCGCCGGGAACCGTTAG
- the mazG gene encoding nucleoside triphosphate pyrophosphohydrolase codes for MSDADAAPTNADALASLQDVLDALLGPEGCPWDKTQTPETLCDYIIEESFELVDCIRSGDIPGTAEELGDVLFLLLFVATLSQARGDFTLAEAFDTAAAKMIRRHPHVFSDCTIKDREELLRNWERIKRSEKPAETGLYASLPKGLPPLLKAYRVHSKAARAGFTWETDAAMAEHLAAERAEFEAAVAAGDDAAMAEEFGDYLFSLTEYGRRLGLKANACLDGAVNKFLVRYKAMEKLAEARGTKLDDLDMAAKNALWDEIKAAS; via the coding sequence ATGAGCGATGCTGACGCCGCCCCGACCAATGCCGACGCCCTGGCCAGCCTGCAAGACGTCCTTGACGCCCTGCTCGGTCCCGAGGGCTGCCCCTGGGACAAGACCCAGACCCCGGAAACCCTGTGCGACTATATTATCGAGGAATCTTTCGAGCTGGTGGACTGCATCCGCTCGGGCGACATCCCGGGCACGGCCGAGGAGCTTGGCGACGTGCTGTTCCTGCTCCTTTTCGTGGCCACGCTCTCCCAGGCCCGGGGCGACTTCACCCTGGCCGAGGCCTTTGACACGGCTGCGGCCAAAATGATCCGCCGCCATCCCCATGTCTTTTCCGACTGCACCATCAAGGACCGCGAGGAGCTGCTGCGCAACTGGGAGCGCATCAAGCGCAGCGAAAAACCGGCCGAGACCGGCCTGTACGCCAGCCTGCCCAAGGGCCTGCCGCCGCTTTTAAAGGCCTACCGCGTCCATTCCAAGGCGGCCCGGGCCGGGTTCACCTGGGAAACCGACGCGGCCATGGCCGAGCATCTGGCGGCCGAGCGGGCCGAATTCGAGGCAGCCGTGGCCGCCGGCGACGACGCGGCCATGGCCGAGGAATTCGGCGATTATCTCTTCTCCCTGACCGAATACGGCCGCCGGCTTGGCCTCAAGGCCAACGCCTGCCTGGACGGCGCGGTCAACAAGTTCCTCGTCCGCTACAAGGCCATGGAAAAGCTGGCCGAGGCCCGGGGCACGAAGCTCGACGACCTGGATATGGCCGCCAAGAATGCCTTGTGGGACGAAATCAAGGCCGCTTCGTAG